The following nucleotide sequence is from Cellvibrio sp. PSBB006.
ACCCGCTGCAGGACCACCCCAGCCCATGCCATCTTCTGTACGCACCGGCACGATTGACTGCTGTTCAATAGCCAACCCCAAAATATTTCCAGCTAAATCATTAACCAAATTTTGCTCTTGGTTAGTAATGGTAAAGTTTTCACCGACCTTAATCTTGCCATCCAAAAATAATTGCTCGGAGTTCAGACGCGCAGACAAGCGTTCAAATTTCGAACCGTCAACAATACCCTCACGATTGAAGAAGCCAACTGAACCAAAGATTTGTGTGTCCTCATCAGCACTGGAAAGGGATAGATTAATATCTTCAGTAGTGGATGAGCGTGTTACTTCGTTAAACCAGTTGGTGTTCGCTGGACGCATCGTTTGCGCACCATCAATGAACGTTGGAAGAATGATGGAATAAAGCTCAGGATTGGAGAAATCACCGTTCCAGTCGTAGCTATAGAGCGAGCTGGCGTTATTGGGGTTTGATCCATCGCTCACTGCTGCGCGCCAAACAACCTCAGCGCGTTGCTGAGTGGTTAATGGATTAAGGTCGTAATCAAAATCCTCATGGGATTGATTTACCTTCAAATCAAATCGAGTTCCTTGTTGCCCTTTTTTGGTAGTAATAATAATTACACCGTTGGCTGCACGCGCTCCATAAATGCTGGCCGATGCAGCATCGCGCAAAACAGAAACCGATTCTATGTCATTGGAATTAAGCTCATGCATACCCGAGTTGGTCGGAACGCCATCAATGACATAGAGCGGATCATTGTAACCAAGTACACCTAACCCCTGACCACGGATACGCACAGTGGCGTTGGAACTTGGGCTTCCGTTGGTTGTAATTTGAACTCCAGGAATACGCCCCTGAAGATTTTGCATCAGGTTACCCGAGGATTTATCAACAACATCATCTAACTCAACTTTTGCCACTGCACCGGTAATGTCTTGTTTTTTAGACGTGCTATATCCGACAACCACTACCTCTTCAACTTGTTGACTACCCGCAGGATCGGAAACATCTTTGGCCCCTGCCTGAAGATTGCCGTTGGCAACCTCTTCCGCCGCATTGACAGCAGAGGTATGTACGGCACAAAAGAGAGCACTTAAGACAAACAATTTTTTATTCATAGTTAAGCCTCATTATTTTCATTTCTAATATTTATATTTTGAATGCATTAGCTTTTTTGCGGCGAGATATCAACCCAGTGATGCTTTATTCTTATAAAAGACGCAGGAACAGAATCCACCCATCGCTTCAACTGCACTTCCAACCAAATATATAACACTGATTAATTTATTAAAAGCATATATTTCTATGTTTTATAGAAAAATCTTAAGATCGCTTATCATGAGCAATGACAATACAATTAACATATTGATTTTTAATATGTTTTATATAAAAGATGACAGCAAATCAACAAAGATCAATTAATTACATTGATTTATGTTTTAAGCTATATAAAAATAGAATGGAGCTGATAATGCAAAAATAAGTGATGAGAAAGATAGTCACAACATGATGATTTGCTACCTTGAAAGACAAATAATAAACAGTGTTACTTAGTTACCCACTTATGGGTAACAAAATCTTTAGAGGAAAAATAATGATTGCGGTAATTGGTGAAAATATCGTCGACTTTCTGCCTCATACAGATGGGAGTTATCGCCCCCACCTTGGCGGATCACCTTTCAACGTTGCCATCGGAATTGGCAAGCAAGCGGTTGCCTGTAGCTACCTGTCCACTCTGTCGAGCGATAGGTTTGGCGATGCCTTTCTACATTATCTAACGGAAAATAATGTCATCTACGGCGCGAATTTCAGGTCTAACAACCCGTCATCTATCGCCATCGTTTCTCTCGATAAGCTCGGACAACCGCACTACAGCATTTATCGCGAGAAGGTTGCCGATCGAGACACCTCGGCCGAACAGTTAAAACAAAGTATTCCCATAGGTACCCGGATTTTGCATACCGGTTCTCTGGCGCTGGAGCCAAACGATCTTATCCGCCTCCTCGACGTATTAGAGTTTTCCAAAATACGTGGGATAAAAATTAGTGTTGATATCAATGTGCGCATTAATTTTGTTTCTGACAAAACAGCATACATTGACGGTATTCGTAAAATTATTCCGCTATGTGATTACCTGAAAGCCAGTGATGAAGATCTGTCCCTTCTTTATCCAGATGTCAACCCAACAGTTGCTGCGAATCACCTGGCTCAACAAATGCGCAATGGCATTTTTGCGTATACAGAAGGCGCCAAAGGCGCGCGCATTATTAGCCCGTCGGTGGACCTCGCTTTGCCCGTTGTTACGCCAGCTGTCTTTGGTGATACCGTCGGCGCTGGTGACACTTTTTATGCCACACTGCTCGCCTACCTGTGGGAATTTAATCTGGACAAGCTGCCTGCCAGCGAATTAGAGAGTGCCAGCTTAATGTCAGCACTTAAGCATGCCGTTATGGCTGCCAGTATCAATGTTTCGCGCCACGGCTGCGCGCCCCCAACCCGACAAGAACTTCAGATGGCCCTGAACAGCTGAGTGCATTCATCCTTTGGATGAAAAAAAATTCCAGAATCCACTGCATTTTTTGAGGTGGCGCTATTGTTCACGTTGGTTTATGCTCTAGCAAAAAGAGGGTCTTAAAACGATCGTCGTTTTAAAAATTCTCTTGTCGCAGCATAATCATCTTTAGCTAAAGTGAACTCAGTATGGGACAAGGCAGTAATTCCTCAACCGTCCGCCAATACAACGAGCGGGTTGTCATCTCGGCTCTCAGAAAAGCAGGTGCAGCATCTAAAGCAGACTTATCGCGTTTGATGGGTCTCACCTTACCCGCATTAACCCGTATTGTTGATGAGCTGGAAGAGCGCGGGCTTATCGAAAAATCCGGCCGCCGTTCACACGGTGTCGGACAACCGTCAAACCTTTATCAAATTAATGACGATGGTCTTTACTCGGTAGGTATTAAACTGGGGCGTCAAAATATAGAATTTGTGCTGGCGAATTTCTCAGGCAATATTCTTGAAAAAAAAATTAGCCTTTATGATTCACCATCGCCCACCGAACTCCTCGATACAATTCAACAAGGTGTCGAGTTGATGACCAACAAGCTCGATGAAACACAACTTGCTAAATTTGTTGGAGTTGGTATTGCCATGCCCTGGTTTATGGGAAAATGGGCTGCGCAAAAAGAAATGGCTGCAGATATCGCAGCGCTATGGGATGATTTTGATTTTGCCAAGGCAATTGAAGAGCGAATAAAATATCCAATATTTTTTGAAAATGATTGTTCGGCCGCCGCAGCCGCAGAGCTTTATTTTGGGAACGGCAAACCTTTTAAACATTTTTTATACATTTACATTGGAACTTTCGTGGGCGGTGGCTTGGTGCTAAACGGGGATTTGGAGCGAGGCATTCACAGTAATGCCGCTTGCCTGGCTTCCATCCCGGTTCCCGGCTCATCGTTAAGCAGTGTCAAAAATGATGGGAAATGGGACACACTAGCCAGCCGGGCATCAATTACCACACTATTGGCACACTTAAATTTCCATCGTGTCAATATCAGCAACATTTCCGAGCTACCCAAGGTGATCGATGAAAACCGCTCACTGATTCATGAATGGATGGTTGACTGTGCAGACAGTCTGGTCTTCACCATTTTGTCCAGCATCGGATTTTTAGATTTGGAAACCGTGATTATAGATTCCGAGCTGCCATCCTATTTACTCAGCGAACTGGTCAGCATGACCCGCCGCCGGTTGGATAACCAGGAACAGAAAAATTTATTCATTCCGCAGCTTCAGCAAGGCAGTTTAGGTGAAGACGCCATTGCCATAGGTGGTGCCATTTTACCGCTTTACTCTCACTTCGCCCCCGATAGAACAGTACTACTGAAGGGTGGCGTGCCTGATCGATTGTCTAACTAACGCACATCTTAGACAAAAAAGCGGCTCAATTTGAGCCGCTTTTTTCGCATCAAATTTCTATCAGGAATCTGCAATTGGATGCTTATCCGACATATCTTCAGAAATTGATTCAAGCGTTCGCCCATTTGTTTCCGGCATCATAAACAGCACAAATAACAACTGCAGCACCATCATGCCTGCAAAGAATAGAAAAATAATATAGGGTTTGAACTCACTCAGAAAGTAAGGCATTAGTAGCGCAATCAGCGCAGCAAATACCCAGTGTGTTCCCGACCCCAAAGATTGACCCTTAGCACGTGCGCTATTGGGAAATATTTCAGCAATAAATACCCAAATAACAGCACCCTGCCCCACTGCATGGGATGCGATAAAGAGGAAAACAAAAAACACTACCAGCATGCCACCAATATCTGAATAAAATGCCCACGACACGACGCTCAGCGAAATGATATAACCGATTGATCCGATCAGCATCAATGATTTCCGACCCGCCTTATCAATCAGATACAAACCCAGCATGGTAAATATTAAGTTGGCAATACCAACACCAGCTGTAGATATTAATGAAGAGGCATTATCTAACCCTGCCAATGAAAAAACTCGAGGGGCGAAATATATAATAAAATTAATTCCCGAGAGTTGGTTGAAGAAGGCAATTAAAAAGGCCAACACTATCGGAAGATTGTATTTGCCAGAGAATAAGCTCTCCCCTTTCGAAGACACTTTGGTTTTTCGAATATCAGCAACCAGCTTGTCCACATCCTGCTCTTCCATCAAAGCCAATACTTTCCTCGCAGAAACCTCATCATTTTTATGTAATAACAGCCATCTGGGGCTTTCCTGAACCTTGATTACCAGAAACAGGAAAATCGCTGCGGGAATTACCTCGACACCTAGCATCCAACGCCAAGCGTCTGCACCGATACCCGACAACAAATAGTTTGATAAAAACGCTACCAAAATGCCGAATACTATTTGAAATTGGTACATAGCAACCAAACGGCCGCGATACTTCGCCGGCGCAATTTCGGAAATATAGGCCGGTACCGCGATTGAGGAGGCACCGACACCCAGCCCACCCAAAAAACGTAATATCGAAAAAGTGTAGGGGTCAGCAGCAATCGCTGACCCCAAAGCGGAGACAATGTATAGGATACCGATACCAATCAGTGTTGCTTTACGGCCATACTTATCGCACGGAATACCGCCCAAAAGTGCGCCTATTACAGTACCCCAGAGCGCCGACGACATAATAAACATGCCATGAAAAAGGGGGCTGGTTTGCCATAAGGCCTGTATAGGTTGATCGGCACCGGAAATGACCGCCGTATCAAACCCAAAAAGAAATCCGGCCACGGCAACTGTGACAGCCCAAAATATAATGTTTTTCATAAAACCTCGTTTATTACTTTTATAATTTAACTGTAGTCGTCGATAAGTTAAATATTACTGAGTAAATCTTGCCAGATCTGCAACCGAAATCGCGTCATCAGCGGCATAAACACCCACTTGATAAT
It contains:
- a CDS encoding carbohydrate kinase — its product is MIAVIGENIVDFLPHTDGSYRPHLGGSPFNVAIGIGKQAVACSYLSTLSSDRFGDAFLHYLTENNVIYGANFRSNNPSSIAIVSLDKLGQPHYSIYREKVADRDTSAEQLKQSIPIGTRILHTGSLALEPNDLIRLLDVLEFSKIRGIKISVDINVRINFVSDKTAYIDGIRKIIPLCDYLKASDEDLSLLYPDVNPTVAANHLAQQMRNGIFAYTEGAKGARIISPSVDLALPVVTPAVFGDTVGAGDTFYATLLAYLWEFNLDKLPASELESASLMSALKHAVMAASINVSRHGCAPPTRQELQMALNS
- a CDS encoding ROK family transcriptional regulator; protein product: MGQGSNSSTVRQYNERVVISALRKAGAASKADLSRLMGLTLPALTRIVDELEERGLIEKSGRRSHGVGQPSNLYQINDDGLYSVGIKLGRQNIEFVLANFSGNILEKKISLYDSPSPTELLDTIQQGVELMTNKLDETQLAKFVGVGIAMPWFMGKWAAQKEMAADIAALWDDFDFAKAIEERIKYPIFFENDCSAAAAAELYFGNGKPFKHFLYIYIGTFVGGGLVLNGDLERGIHSNAACLASIPVPGSSLSSVKNDGKWDTLASRASITTLLAHLNFHRVNISNISELPKVIDENRSLIHEWMVDCADSLVFTILSSIGFLDLETVIIDSELPSYLLSELVSMTRRRLDNQEQKNLFIPQLQQGSLGEDAIAIGGAILPLYSHFAPDRTVLLKGGVPDRLSN
- a CDS encoding sugar porter family MFS transporter, which gives rise to MKNIIFWAVTVAVAGFLFGFDTAVISGADQPIQALWQTSPLFHGMFIMSSALWGTVIGALLGGIPCDKYGRKATLIGIGILYIVSALGSAIAADPYTFSILRFLGGLGVGASSIAVPAYISEIAPAKYRGRLVAMYQFQIVFGILVAFLSNYLLSGIGADAWRWMLGVEVIPAAIFLFLVIKVQESPRWLLLHKNDEVSARKVLALMEEQDVDKLVADIRKTKVSSKGESLFSGKYNLPIVLAFLIAFFNQLSGINFIIYFAPRVFSLAGLDNASSLISTAGVGIANLIFTMLGLYLIDKAGRKSLMLIGSIGYIISLSVVSWAFYSDIGGMLVVFFVFLFIASHAVGQGAVIWVFIAEIFPNSARAKGQSLGSGTHWVFAALIALLMPYFLSEFKPYIIFLFFAGMMVLQLLFVLFMMPETNGRTLESISEDMSDKHPIADS